In Candidatus Cloacimonadota bacterium, the following are encoded in one genomic region:
- a CDS encoding glycine cleavage system protein H, which yields MKTSTTENRKDLKCIWMLAGVVNYKLCDRNFNCETCEFDRIMRGMLPYDKRNESSVNKYSNIKETENESVAQKLVNQYLFTLLSNCKIHLDRCYHPSHFWFKSESDDTVQVGIDELLIKILQPVDRIILPEMGEVYRSGQLIAWIIRKGKTFPLHSPVEGKVIEINPPFLLNSIKQIINENCYLFKMQRKNIQEDVKQMCGNLQSLKNYLEKVELVKIQLAKSFRSNLPLNLGTTLADGGEVEKDLEKIIGQKDFQKLVTKLLKKE from the coding sequence ATGAAAACTTCAACGACAGAAAATAGAAAGGATTTGAAGTGTATATGGATGCTGGCAGGAGTTGTCAATTATAAACTGTGTGATCGCAATTTTAATTGTGAAACCTGCGAATTTGATAGAATTATGCGAGGAATGCTTCCTTATGATAAACGAAATGAATCATCAGTAAACAAATATTCAAATATTAAAGAAACGGAAAATGAATCTGTCGCACAGAAATTGGTGAATCAGTACCTCTTCACCCTGTTGTCAAATTGTAAAATTCACTTAGACCGCTGTTATCATCCTTCACACTTTTGGTTTAAATCTGAATCGGACGATACCGTGCAAGTGGGTATTGATGAACTACTGATTAAAATCCTGCAGCCTGTCGATCGTATCATTCTACCGGAAATGGGGGAAGTATATCGGTCGGGTCAACTGATTGCCTGGATTATTCGGAAAGGCAAAACCTTTCCACTGCATTCCCCGGTAGAAGGAAAAGTGATTGAAATAAATCCGCCTTTTCTCCTGAACAGTATAAAACAAATAATAAATGAAAATTGTTATCTTTTTAAAATGCAAAGAAAAAATATTCAAGAGGATGTAAAGCAGATGTGTGGGAATCTGCAAAGTTTAAAGAACTACTTAGAAAAGGTGGAATTAGTAAAGATTCAGCTTGCTAAATCTTTCAGGAGCAATCTTCCTCTTAACCTTGGAACAACTCTTGCCGATGGCGGAGAGGTAGAAAAAGATCTTGAAAAAATAATCGGTCAAAAAGATTTTCAGAAATTGGTAACCAAATTATTAAAAAAGGAATAA